ttaatcgcggATCAATTAAtccttattttattatgaattcaAGTTCCTTGAGTCGATCAAAATCCATTCATTCAAAAACGCTATTTGTAacatgtgtgtatatatatatatatatatacacacacacgtacaaaatatttttctaccacacacacgcacacacatttatatacattattttaattcttgtgTAACTTCGCTTCAAGTCTTCGTCTCTTTCTTGAATTTTGATACTTCCACGTCAGATTCTTCATTTTCTGTATGCTTTTGCTGAATCGGCGTGAGAAACACTAGCTATTGGTCCGTTGTAGTCGTTGGGAGGGCGCTCGTGTCCCCGTTGCTACTCTCTACTATAAGCATCACGGTCTCAGCCGCACCCCTCACACATTCCATCTGGTGGCTACCCCAATCCTTGCGTTGACAAAATGTGGAACAGTAGGGTGTGCGTCTGCATAAAGAGCATTCCGCGAATGCTTCCCGATTGCAATTGGCACACtgaaattcattattattactattaatattaattacgaaTATGGGAtacattttttccaaattatcaGAAAAACGCTTCATAACGCTAAATAacttttctattacaatttttcaatatttttgtatacggaaataatttcaaacgctatagttaaaaattgctataaaaaaaggaagcaaaaaatcttatccttgcaaataaaaaactagGATATTTAATTGCACTGGTAAGAAAATAtggaacaaaaaataaaagcaaatgtctctatatgtatatctttctGCAGCACTCTTTCACCTTTTTATTATGTGTATCAGATGTCGGTTGTAATCCAACAGTTTCAATAACGTCCCCTCGTCCTCCGAGCTGCGCGACTAACGCCTGCTCTCGTCTTTGCTGCCTGCTCAACTCCTTCGTCTCTTCTAAAGTACGTTTAAATTCGTAAGCAAGCTTTATCATTTTGCTCGACATATCTTCCAATTTTTTGAAGATATCGTCGCCTTGGCCATTCTCCGTTTGATGCACGTTCTGCACGACCGTGTCCTGTTCCTGGGGTTGATGCACGACCAGTCCATCTGTGGAGACAAACTGCGGCCAGACTTCCTTGTCCGGCACGACAATCTCGTCGCCGCTCTCTTCATTGTTACTGCCGTCGCGTGAATTCTCGAGTTTGTGTTTGCGCGTGGCAGGTTCTCCCTCAGATGGATCCCTGGTTCTTCTTCGACGCTTGTACGGGGTGAACAGTCGTACAGGTCCCGTCTGAGCAAGTCAACAGCATCATACAGTTATAAACTTAGAAGTGGAATTGacttaaaatttctatatgtccaaaaagtaaaattatttgcacgcTACGTTGTAGTCATAGTATCACATGATTTCGCTATCGTTTTACATTTATCGTgtacataataaaaacaaaactactctcttttatttagtCTGctttgaaagtaaaaaattgattgtaatttgtgtttaaaacattccatcaaaataaagaaattattatagaaattgacaaatattacatttaaaaaattttgattataccATTAAGAATTTAGTTTTCCAATAATCATTAGCCTTTAGAAGAGATTGTATTTAAACAgtatattttgttatcaataataatctACTTACTGCGCTATCATCATCGCAACACGCCGCACACGTGCAGGATGTGGCATGAGGCTTTAAGATCTGTTCGTCGATGAGGGTTTGCAGACTTCTCCCGCCGAATCGAATACTCCGTTTCCAGTCTTTGCTAGACGCCCGTCCGCAAAGGGCCTCAAATTCGCTGGGCGTGTACCAATCTGACCCAAGTTTGATACATCGTCCCCTGCCACCTGATCCAAATCTGCTCTTATGCAATTCCGCATTCGTATTCTTACATCTGACCGGCAGAACTGCTAAATTTGCTGACTCAGACCAACTGTATATTGGCTGAGAGGTAGGTGTGGACACGTGTATGTGCTCTGGTTCCGCTTCATCTGCACTATTCTGTATTACTATGTGGGTTGTCTTCAGCTCACCATTCCAACGCAGAGGATCTTCTTTTTCGTGACGCGGTTCACAAATGAATCCATTGTCGACGCATAGCATCTGTTTGAACTGCCCCGACCCCGACAGCTGCTAATAtggtttaaattaaaattattatggtTTAAATTACTTCTCAGTgtagatatatattacatttaaccTATATTTAACCTGTCTCTAATATTGATCTCAAACTGACATGCTCTTTTACTTGTAAAAGAATGTGTTTCTTGacctagaaaaaaattgtgctcACAGTGAAGCCAAATTCATAGCATAAAAGCAttgtatgattaataaaatgaagtaATAAGCGagtaaatataagaaattagatcTCACACGAGAATATATACAGATTCATGTTACATATTGAAGTTGCATCACGGTTTAATCatcaagattaaaatttatccgCGACAAATCGAACGAGTGCGTAACGTGGACGAAAGGACACGTGTTTTTACATTGTCATCTCGCATTGGACAGGCGCACTCCTACGCGTCATCGCGAATGATGGATCGCATAAAGGAGGAAAAACACGCCACCGATTGTTCACGAAATTTTCTTCTAAAGGATCGTTAAGAACGtctttctcgcgcgcgccCGTGTATATTTATCGCAGCCCTACGAACGCACCTGCAGCTGATCCGAGGTGATGACGTTGAAGGTCGTGCCATTGGTGTTCGCTACGCCGATGATGTTCGCTACGCCAACAGGTAGAGAAACCGGCACACCGACTCCAGGCACACCTGATACACCCGGTACCGCAGTGACGCTCGCTGTAACCGCCACGGGATGCGCCTCGTGTTCGCTCGTCAGCGTGGCCGCCTCCTCGGTCTCGCTCGTCAACGGTTCGGACATGTCCGGTAGCACGGCGACACTTTCCGATGTTTGGTTCTCCTCCATTTCGGCTGTTCTCGCCTCGCCTCGCCGCACCTTCGTCACCTCGCCTCTTCGCCGCCGTACGTCGCACCGAGCCACCGACGCTTCATTCGTCACCACTCGGCAAGCCACTCGCATGCGCATGCCCGACGCCGCGTCGTAGCGCTGCATGATTATTCGATTTATCGAATCTTGGAGCGACAAAAATTTTCGTCCCGGATAATATCTATAGTCCTTGAGCATATCTTTCACTCTTcacgttattttaaattttataagtatgtatattttatgtattacatatttttaattcgaaagattttaaatgttaCAACCTAAATAACAATTCGTAAATAGGTTatctgaataaatttatacccaataaatgtcaaaaatgtaaaataaaatctttgaacattaatttcaaaaatcgtaaaatcgataatatattaataatatttgtgtaaaatatttttgctttttgaaTCGCATTAATTTCATTGCACGTAGCAGATCATAACAAATTACAGAATCATGTATGCACGATACAAATTGCACAGCGGCCtggttacaaataattaaaaaattggagaTGATCGTTCCGAATCTCGGAAAGAAATATGACATTTATCCATCAGCGACTTGTCCGAAACGTCGATATTATAAAAGCGTGATTCTCTTGAATCACGGGATTGATTATGGCAGAGTCAGGTAAAAATTATCATCTAAAAGAGCGCTAATACAAATAATCAAatccaaataataaaatattattaatataataataatataatatataattagtaatataatatacaataataatataataaacaataaatatataatatatatatattttttagaccacatttatataatttaatttctcagtgatctttgtattatttcagcaaatattgtgaaatatgAACATCAGAGAAGCCTCAactcttttaaataataatgaatggCAAACGATTGCTGTTGAAAATATCGGACAAATGTcaggtaataaaaaaaaagttagaaatggaaattttatatgtatttattccGAATTTGTTATTTCTCATAAGCAGTTCGAGATCTATATGGGTCTAATCTACAAGAATCATGTCATGCGTTTTCGCAGCTTGATGCGTCAAACTATCAATTTCTAAATAGATCGCGGATTGATCAATTATCTGTCGATGTGAGAAACCGCCGAGAATCACGACGACGATGGAAACTTAGTAATTGCTTCCGGTGCACATCTGCAAGAGACGAGGTACGTGACTTTGCAAACTGCTATCTGAAAGATCTCGGACGCGTCAACTctcaaaatgtataaaagaaggCTAAACAATATGGCatacaataatatgcaatGTACAAACTGTATGCAATAagaacgatttttttttacgcataTTTCggcaaaattattctttttacaaagctACATCTTTTTAGGCGCTgcttatcaaaattatatttctcagaAGAATCATGTGCTAAggatttgtatttataaatgcaacgaaaaaatgatatattgcaGTAgcttaaagaaaattatttgatatgtgCGTTGTCAAATTCGTtagaagttttatttttcttatgtgTTCTGGTACTTTTTCTGATCATTTCAATCTTGCATTCTTTATACTCTCTGAACAACTCAGTTTCGTCTCTTTTGCCGCGCTTGCTCGCGATCACATACAGctcgtaatattttattccttttcgTGCGTCTCATTCGTCGTTGATAACATTCACGGACTTTCTCAAAAGACAAAAGCAATGTCTCAGTGTCCTCGCGCACATGAAGTACATAAACAAATACACATTTATCGTTTCATATCGATCGGGATCGTCGTTTAGAATATTCTCTGCAATACATTTtgtacactcaaaaaaatgatgttgcaataatagctaaaattttctaggtgtaaaaaattaactaaaacagacaaatgattagcaactgttgtgatattgcatatgtaattacttaatcagtttagatgacagaaacagaatatatatctgtattgtttgtgaactttaaaaagaaagtttctctaaagcgcctatctatataagatcaatcacgtgttagatcatgcaatgaataacatttagcaatggtacctaaatttttcagaagctattgctagaacattactgctataaattctatatgtgacaaacaatgttttcacagatacgaaaaatagcgatacattcttgttgcgatatctagaaatctaactacatcagcgaaatatttttttgagtgtatagtattataagtaatattaattgagaCAAAATCATTTATATGCCGCAGGATATTCCTTCCTCAAGAGGTGCACCGCCCACATACTCTTCTATATTCAACGGTTCGACGTCCAATGAACTCACTTTTCCAATAACTGATCGATCGTCCATTATCATGGCGAGAATTCCGCCGCCCACTTACGTTCAAGCTCAGGAGATGAGTCTCGCGGAATCGTCGAGGAATCCGTTGGTTTCTCTACCTTGTACAACAGTCTTAAAGTTTCTTAGCAATTAGTCTGGAAAGATTTCTCTTAAATCggcatatttatttaaaattcgaaTGGAATccatttattttccaaaaatacttgtttcatttttaaaattatgagtCACATGACAATTAATTTACGAATGATTCGGAGATTATCAAATGCTGTGCAAATACATGTTCAATTTGTCATTCTTGTtctattgaaaaattcaagcTCATGCTAAGTAAATGATTTAATCTCATACTGAGATGGTAATGAGACATGAAATCACCAATTTAACGTTTctctttgtaaaatttaccCGATAACAATCGACTCGCGCGATAACTTGCAAACAGTTTTGagataattaacaaaattgcaatgtaatataattgttttcagCGATAAACAACTGGTCACGAGTACCTGCAGCCGCGATATGTCCTCGATGCGAAGCACTCATTATCACTGTTGTCGTAATACGTCGGTCTACGATCTCTCACATCGCAGCGTTAACGCTCTTTCTGTTCGGGTACGTACGTGAAAATgacaagtaatattttattgcaacatCAACATTTGCAACATAACATTCAATATAATCTTAAGCCGATAGTTTTGTAAGAATCGTAGAgctttattagattttactattttcttaATCGAGAGACGCACGATCGCGTCTCGCGCCAGCTTTTTTGCTGTCTGAAAGAAGAATAATAttccgtattttttttttttttaggaatcAAGGTTTtaagaaaatcataaaatacgATAGTTGATATGCTTGCAATTATTACTAGCGGTTTATTAAATCGATGGCATTCTaggtaatgcaaaaaattacgTTACGGACTGGCGGAGAGTTAAAGAATGGCGCGCTATTGTCCGATTTCTGCGTCGTAGGTGTTGGCCATGTTGCATGATTCCTTACTGCGTTGACTCTTGCAATAATGTGGACCACCACTGTCCTATCTGCCGCGTGCATCTCGGAACGTACACATCACGATGACAAATGACGAGCGGTggaataatttagaaaagcGGCAGCGCGCACGAGCAACGACGGCAGCGGCGGCTTTCTCATTTAACGGTAGGTCTGTCTGGTCCCTCAATTGTGTCCCTTTTCTCCGTCACTTTATCACTTGAATCTTAGTGACGAAATCCATTTTTTGTGAGCAACTTTCCAAACCCGTCTCGCGAGGGTTTCGCGTTTTCACGCCTCTTATTCAACGGCGTCCAATCATAATTGTAGCGATCTGCGAGAAAGCGAGGCGCTTATCGCGACTCAGGAGACAAAAACAATACTATCAATCATGGcatcaattaaatttctcgCGACTTTCCCTAAAATCTTCATGTGCAGGCGAACACCTAAGCGCGACGACTCGATTGTACGCTGCAATTTGCTGCATGGTTTGCAGACCGTGTAAATAGTGTCTCTGGGTATATTAGACTTGACACCTCGGAATCGCAGGAGTGAGTCGACGTCTCGTTCGGTAAAATGCGCGGACCTCCTGCGACAATTCCTGTAACATCGCGACTGACGAACGAAATTTATGTTGAGAATTCTATGTTCAGAAAGTTCAATAAAGGAACGACAGtgtatttgcaatataatagcagtgagtaaatttttttcaacgtcGCTTCATGAACACATCGAAACTCCACATCGCGAATTCTTAAGATGGCCGAGAAACGATCGTTAATCGCGCTTCTGATATGCTGCGTTACGCTTCACATCTGCGCCG
Above is a genomic segment from Linepithema humile isolate Giens D197 chromosome 6, Lhum_UNIL_v1.0, whole genome shotgun sequence containing:
- the LOC105671409 gene encoding deformed epidermal autoregulatory factor 1 isoform X1; amino-acid sequence: MQRYDAASGMRMRVACRVVTNEASVARCDVRRRRGEVTKVRRGEARTAEMEENQTSESVAVLPDMSEPLTSETEEAATLTSEHEAHPVAVTASVTAVPGVSGVPGVGVPVSLPVGVANIIGVANTNGTTFNVITSDQLQQLSGSGQFKQMLCVDNGFICEPRHEKEDPLRWNGELKTTHIVIQNSADEAEPEHIHVSTPTSQPIYSWSESANLAVLPVRCKNTNAELHKSRFGSGGRGRCIKLGSDWYTPSEFEALCGRASSKDWKRSIRFGGRSLQTLIDEQILKPHATSCTCAACCDDDSATGPVRLFTPYKRRRRTRDPSEGEPATRKHKLENSRDGSNNEESGDEIVVPDKEVWPQFVSTDGLVVHQPQEQDTVVQNVHQTENGQGDDIFKKLEDMSSKMIKLAYEFKRTLEETKELSRQQRREQALVAQLGGRGDVIETVGLQPTSDTHNKKCANCNREAFAECSLCRRTPYCSTFCQRKDWGSHQMECVRGAAETVMLIVESSNGDTSALPTTTTDQ
- the LOC105671409 gene encoding deformed epidermal autoregulatory factor 1 isoform X2 — its product is MQRYDAASGMRMRVACRVVTNEASVARCDVRRRRGEVTKVRRGEARTAEMEENQTSESVAVLPDMSEPLTSETEEAATLTSEHEAHPVAVTASVTAVPGVSGVPGVGVPVSLPVGVANIIGVANTNGTTFNVITSDQLQLSGSGQFKQMLCVDNGFICEPRHEKEDPLRWNGELKTTHIVIQNSADEAEPEHIHVSTPTSQPIYSWSESANLAVLPVRCKNTNAELHKSRFGSGGRGRCIKLGSDWYTPSEFEALCGRASSKDWKRSIRFGGRSLQTLIDEQILKPHATSCTCAACCDDDSATGPVRLFTPYKRRRRTRDPSEGEPATRKHKLENSRDGSNNEESGDEIVVPDKEVWPQFVSTDGLVVHQPQEQDTVVQNVHQTENGQGDDIFKKLEDMSSKMIKLAYEFKRTLEETKELSRQQRREQALVAQLGGRGDVIETVGLQPTSDTHNKKCANCNREAFAECSLCRRTPYCSTFCQRKDWGSHQMECVRGAAETVMLIVESSNGDTSALPTTTTDQ